Proteins co-encoded in one Rudaeicoccus suwonensis genomic window:
- a CDS encoding MarR family winged helix-turn-helix transcriptional regulator, with protein MPIDHAVATELSTELIHMVKRVESLRAHAPRLHPGLEPSAYPLLFVLTTGPMRISALAESIHSDVSTVSRQVTHLVQQDLVAKVSDPDDGRAQRVALTENGQSFVTRLQDGRGSWFQHLLHDWNDIEVRQFSGYLRRFIDDLSVEIERLRLDGPLTEFPPNPDTRKDAS; from the coding sequence ATGCCCATTGATCACGCTGTGGCGACAGAGTTGTCGACCGAGTTGATCCATATGGTCAAGCGGGTCGAGTCGTTGCGAGCGCACGCTCCGCGGCTGCACCCGGGGCTCGAACCGTCTGCATACCCGCTGCTGTTCGTGCTGACCACGGGACCGATGCGGATCTCCGCGCTGGCGGAGAGCATCCATTCCGACGTCTCCACCGTCAGCCGTCAGGTGACTCACCTGGTGCAGCAGGACCTGGTCGCGAAGGTCTCCGATCCCGACGACGGCCGGGCACAACGCGTCGCGCTGACCGAGAACGGGCAGTCCTTCGTCACTCGCCTGCAGGACGGTCGCGGCTCGTGGTTCCAGCATCTGCTGCATGACTGGAACGACATCGAGGTCCGCCAATTCAGCGGATACCTGCGGCGCTTCATCGACGACCTCAGCGTCGAGATCGAGCGCCTGCGACTCGACGGTCCCCTCACCGAATTTCCCCCGAACCCCGACACTCGAAAGGATGCTTCGTGA
- a CDS encoding MDR family MFS transporter, whose protein sequence is MTTTRTAAPTAPATGEYSHRQILTILSGLMLGMFLAALDQTIVSTSIRTIADDLHGLSIQAWVTTAYLITSTITTPIYGKLGDMYGRKKLFLFSISVFILGSALCSFSTSMYELAALRAFQGIGAGGLFTLVLAIIGDLVPPRERAKYTGYFMATFGTSSVLGPVIGGFLAQSNHIFGITGWRWVFLVNVPIGLIALVVVSFTLKLNHVPRKARIDWWGAVALVIGLVPLLTVAEQGRTWGWGSGKSIACYAIGVIGLAAFVLIEHLMKDDALIPLRIFKLRAASVTIVASVIVGIGMFGGLTVLPLYMQIVHGASPMKSGLMMLPMVGGLMIAAIVSGLITAKTGIIRIFPIIGTLIATVGLALLWRIGADTSLVLVMVYMFIVGLGLGNCMQPLTLIVQNAVPPKEIGVATSAATFFRQVGGTLGVAIFLSILFSTVGNKIESAVGAAVKANPSLGTPANQKVFGTVAAQVQNNSDVLNTVASDIAHPFKVGFANSMDIIFIAAAAVMFVGFLVLLLMPHVELRAQSAQAAAAAEGGAVTGTASDASAHVEAAPVEAAPVEVAPVEAAMAGAAAAPANPELVPATVGAPSAEYDDAGSSDAQYAAGSSDAGGKHEASSNGPALAVDESRKPRHAAE, encoded by the coding sequence GTGACCACGACCCGTACGGCGGCGCCAACAGCACCCGCCACCGGTGAATACAGCCACCGGCAAATCCTGACGATCCTGTCCGGTCTGATGCTCGGCATGTTCCTCGCCGCGCTCGACCAGACGATCGTGAGCACCTCGATCCGCACGATCGCCGACGACCTGCACGGTCTGTCCATCCAGGCGTGGGTGACCACGGCATACCTGATCACCTCGACGATCACCACGCCGATCTACGGCAAGCTCGGCGACATGTACGGCCGTAAGAAGCTGTTCCTGTTCTCGATCAGCGTCTTCATCCTCGGCTCCGCACTGTGTTCGTTCTCCACCTCCATGTACGAACTGGCAGCCCTGCGCGCATTCCAGGGCATCGGCGCCGGCGGTCTGTTCACCCTGGTCCTCGCGATCATCGGTGACCTGGTGCCGCCGCGCGAACGTGCGAAGTACACCGGTTATTTCATGGCGACCTTCGGCACGTCATCAGTGCTCGGTCCGGTCATCGGTGGCTTCCTCGCGCAGAGCAACCACATCTTCGGCATCACCGGCTGGCGCTGGGTGTTCCTGGTGAACGTGCCGATCGGCCTCATCGCGCTGGTCGTGGTGTCGTTCACGCTGAAGCTCAACCACGTGCCGCGCAAGGCCCGCATCGACTGGTGGGGCGCCGTCGCGCTGGTCATCGGCCTGGTGCCGCTGCTGACCGTCGCCGAGCAGGGCCGGACCTGGGGCTGGGGCTCGGGCAAGTCGATCGCCTGCTATGCCATCGGTGTCATTGGATTGGCTGCATTCGTGCTCATCGAGCACCTGATGAAGGACGACGCCTTGATCCCGCTGCGCATCTTCAAGCTGCGCGCGGCCAGCGTCACCATCGTCGCCAGCGTCATTGTCGGTATCGGCATGTTCGGTGGCCTCACCGTGCTGCCGCTCTACATGCAGATCGTGCACGGCGCATCGCCGATGAAGTCCGGTCTGATGATGCTGCCGATGGTCGGTGGCCTCATGATCGCGGCGATCGTGTCCGGTCTGATCACCGCCAAGACCGGAATCATCCGGATCTTCCCGATCATCGGCACGCTGATCGCCACCGTCGGTCTGGCGCTGCTGTGGCGGATCGGCGCGGACACCAGCCTGGTGCTGGTCATGGTCTACATGTTCATCGTCGGCCTCGGCCTCGGCAACTGTATGCAGCCGCTCACGCTGATCGTGCAGAACGCCGTCCCGCCCAAGGAGATCGGCGTGGCCACCTCGGCCGCGACCTTCTTCCGCCAGGTCGGTGGCACCCTCGGTGTGGCGATCTTCCTGTCGATCCTGTTCAGCACGGTCGGCAACAAGATCGAGTCCGCTGTCGGTGCAGCCGTCAAGGCGAACCCGTCGTTGGGCACGCCCGCGAACCAAAAGGTCTTCGGGACCGTCGCCGCGCAGGTGCAGAACAACTCCGACGTGCTCAACACGGTCGCCTCGGACATCGCGCACCCGTTCAAGGTCGGCTTCGCCAACTCGATGGACATCATCTTCATCGCGGCTGCCGCGGTCATGTTCGTCGGCTTCCTGGTGCTGCTGCTGATGCCGCACGTCGAACTGCGCGCCCAGTCCGCCCAGGCGGCAGCTGCTGCCGAGGGTGGCGCGGTCACCGGGACCGCATCTGATGCGTCGGCACACGTCGAGGCCGCTCCGGTCGAGGCCGCTCCGGTCGAGGTCGCTCCGGTCGAGGCGGCGATGGCCGGCGCGGCTGCGGCACCTGCCAACCCCGAGCTCGTGCCGGCAACCGTCGGTGCACCGTCGGCGGAGTATGACGACGCCGGCTCGTCCGACGCGCAATATGCCGCAGGCTCCTCGGACGCGGGCGGCAAGCACGAGGCCAGCTCCAACGGTCCGGCACTGGCGGTCGACGAGTCGCGCAAGCCGCGGCACGCCGCCGAGTAA